GAACGGCCAATTGATCCACTTCATTAAGGCGTTGATCGAGCACTTGTCTAAGTTGCTCCAGCATTGCTACATTTCCTTTGCTATGCTGTGTTCTTATGCTTTGTTCCATCTGACGATACAAAAGAACCTCAAATGAAACAGGAATCGAGAAGACAAGAAGGAAAGACAACAGCATAGCCAAAAACACCTTGGATTTTCCAGTTAAAATACGCCTCATGTTTTTCAGCTCCACATAAAATGATAAATTATTTTATCACACTTTTCATAACTTTCTACTGTTTATTCTATCCGATTCATACGTCTATCCATTGCTTTCAAAATTCATTGTCATGTACAATAACAGGAGATGAAAGAAATGAGGTGGCATGTTGACTACACAAAGGACTGAACAAATTGGACCATCGAAGTTTAGAGCAGCTGTTCACGCTCTGGCATTTTTAGCAAACCGTGGGACTGTTGTTTCCAGTGCCACGTTGGCCGCTCATATTCAATCTCACGCCACCTTTCTCAGAAGGGTGATGTCCGCACTTACACAAGCCGGGCTTGTTGAAGCAAGAGAGGGACGTGACGGAGGATACCTATTGAAGGTACCTGCTCACCTAATTACACTAGCTGATGTGCATTTAGCTTTAGAACCTCCACATGAATGTGAAGAACATATCGGTCATCTCCCTTCAAAAGCGTGTGAACAGGTCGTCCATGACCTCGATGAGCAGATCATAGAAGTTTTAAAGAAAACACAAGTGACGGTGTTGGACACACTTCAGATGTACACGTTGGAAGACTTAATGACGCAAGGATAAACCTTGACGTCTTATTTTTTGTCATTAAATCGAAATCGGTATTAATGTGCTCATTTTAGTTGCAGTTAATTATAAGTCAGTATATAATGTGCTTAAGTTAGTTGCAGTTAATTTTAGTTCAGCGCATAATGTGACTGAGTTAGTTGCAGTTAGACGTAAATCGGTATATAATGTGCTTAGTCAAGTTGCAATTAAACAATTTGTTTGGTTGTTATTCATCGATTTAACTGTGCTTGCAACAGAAACACATAAAAACATTTATTGGAGGTTATTTTAATGTCTAAAGTTCTATTTATTAAAGCGAACGATCGCCCAGCCGAGCAATCTGTGAGTGTTAAGCTCTACGACACATTTCTTGAGTCGTACCGTGCAAATCACCCTGAGGACGACATCACAGAGCTCAATCTCTTTGATTTGAACCTTCCTTACTACGGCAATAAGGCGATTACGTCAATGTATAAACGAGCAAATGAGCTAGAGATGACGACAGAAGAAGCTGACCTATCCCAAACGATTGTGCAATACCTTGACCAATTTTTAGCTGCCGAGAAAATTGTTATAGCATTCCCATTATGGAATTTCACAGTACCTGCCCCACTTGTTACGTACCTGTCTTACATTATGCAAGCAGGGAAAACCTTTAGATATACAGCAAATGGTCCTGAAGGGTTAGCCAGTGATAAAACCGTCGCACTTCTTACAGCTCGTGGTGGCAATTACTCCGGTGACCTTGCCAATGCTGAGATGGCACTACGTCTTGTCTCACAAACGCTCGGGCTTGCCGGCATCACAACACCGGAATTAGTCATCGTTGAAGGACATAATGCAGCACCTGAACAAGCTGAGAACATTATTGCCACAGGCGTTGACCAGGCTAAAACGCTTGCCGCTACGTTTTAAGCAAAAAGGCTGCCACGGCAGCCTTTTTTGTTATTCATTTTCGGGCACTTCAGAAGTTTTTTCGGACACCGCCTACAGATTTCCGGACACTCCGACCTGTTTATCGGACACTATTGACGAATTTCCGGGCACTTTCCTTAGTTTCGGGCACGATAGGTTGAAATTCGGGCACTTCAGGTTCATTTTCGGGCACGACCATAGCATTTCCGGGCACAAAAGCACCATTTCCGGACACTTTGCCCGTGCTACACTTCTTCGCATAAGACATTGGGCATATCTTCCCGCGTAATCGTTCGCACAAAGGCAACACGGTCAACTCCATCGCCATCATAATCACTCTGTACGTGTAAGCCATCCTCATTTTCCGTTCCTGAGACGACTTCAAAGCCCATTGCTTTATGATAAGCAACAGATGCTTTGTTGATTGGCGATGTAATACAGCGAACGGTAACAGCTTCGTTGTTTGCAAGAGCTGTTTGAAAAAAGCGCTCGTATAGCATTCCAGCGACCCCTTCCTTTCGATACCCCGGATGGACACCAATAAAATGGATATACGCCTCATTAGCTCTTGACTGAGACCGAAGCCCAATAATAAAACCAATCATTTCTCCATCTCTTTCAGCTACAAAGCTTGTGTCATTAAAATGCTGAAAGAACAAACGCGGCACCATTTGGATCATATCCCTGCCACCCCACCATTCATTGATGACCCGTTTAACTGGTAAAGCATCTTTCTCCAATAAGTGGCGAATGTTCATTTGCATGCTCCTTATTATTAATTTTGCAATAGTAAGATATACTAACGCTAAAGAGGAAAGAAAACATTGTCAAGAGGAGGAACCTATGCCACAAGATTTGAACTATTATCAGACATTTATTACGACGTCACCAGATTGTCGTGCGTTGGAGGGAACTGCTCCTAAAGTGAAAGAGGGGAAAGCTCTGACAAAGGCACGAATTGAATACGATATGCTTTCTGCCCACCCCTACAGCTACACGCAGGAGGAGCTTCTTTATCAAGTGCATCTCCACCACAAACAGATTCCTGTCGAGGAACAGAATGAACAAGCTAGAAAAGCTTTTTTTCAAAAGTCCCACGCCTGTTTACGTGCCTCTGCGCTACCAAAAACGTATGGATGGGGGCTCCATTTTAATCAAGAAGGCAAAATCGCTCTTTACGGCAGTGAAACAAATGCCTATGAGGAATTTGTTCAAGATAAATCCATAACAAAGCTTTCTGGCATGCGAAGCAAACGAACGTCAGGGTAAGCCATTCTACATTATGCTTTTTCTGTTCCTTCAATCACATGACAGATTTCTCTATACGCCCTATACTTCCCCTCGACACAATCCATTTCCACATCACGTTTTGTGCTATAATCGTCACTCCTTGCGCCGTTAACCTTTCTGATGTGGGGGGTATACTAATGGTATAGAGAAGGTTTACGTGAAGGGAATGAAGAGGATGAAAGCAGACGTGCTAATTTCTGGCGCTGGTCCTACGGGTCTCGTGCTGGCGCTGTGGCTCACCTCCTACAATGTTTCTGTGCGAATTATTGATAAACAGCCGGGACCAGGAAATACGTCGCGTGCCATGGCGGTGCATGCGAGGACACTAGAGTTTTATCAGCAAATGGGGCTTGCCGATGAAGTGATTGAACGAGGGATAAAGGTTGAACACGCACAGATTCACAGCGAAAAAGGGGTTCGAGGTGACATTCATGTTGGCGACATTGGCCAAAAGCTGAGTCCGTATCCCTATGTGGTAAGTTTTGCGCAGGACGAGCATGAGGAGTTGCTGATTCGCCACCTTCAACAAAAAGGCGTCGACGTAGAATGGAATACAGAACTTGTTCACTTCATCGATTCAGGTGAGGACGTTGTAGCGACTGTCCAACTTGATGGACATACGGACCGTATTGAAGCCTCTTATCTTTGTGGTTGTGATGGCGCCCACAGCGCTGTCCGCAAAGGATTGGCCTTCGCATTTCCTGGTGGAACCTACGAAAGACCGTTTTTTGTCGCCGATGTCGAGGCCACGGGGAAAGCGATTGACGGCGGCATGGACGCCTATCTTTATAAAAAAGGTCTGCTGTTGATGCTCCCTGTTCGCACGGCAAAAACCCAACGTCTGCTCGGCATTCTACCAGAAGAATTCCGTGGGGAGGATGGTGGACAGCATCCTCAGTTTCAATCATTTGTCGAAGATTTGTGTCAAATTCAAATTCAATGCGTAAACTGGTATTCCGAATACCGTGTCCACCACCGTGTCACCGAACAATTCCAAAAAGGCCGTGTGTTCATTGCTGGTGACGCCGCTCACATTCATAGCCCTGCTGGTGGGCAAGGAATGAATACAGGGATTGGCGATGCCGTCAACCTCGCATGGAAGCTCGCTGCGGCTATTCACAAACGTGCGGATGTCTCCATTCTGCAAACCTATGAAACAGAGCGCATCGATTTTGCCAAAACGCTCGTTGCCACAACAGATCGCGCGTTTAGTACGGTGATGATGCAAAATGTCTTCGGTCGCACAATTCGGAATTTCATCGCACCAAAGCTCGCGCCATTGTTGTTCAAATGGCCGTTTGTTCGAGAAATCGCCTTTCATACCGTGAGTCAAATTGGCATTTCCTATCGTTCAAGCGTATTAAGTGAAGGGGCTGTTGGAAAACGAAAGAGTGGTGATCGTTTGCCTTGGACAGGTGATAATTTTAGTCATCTTCAATCTATTGACTGGCAAATTCATGTCTACGGCAATTGCACTCCAGCACTCACCGAAAAAGCGGCCACTTTAAATATTCCAATCCATACCATGCCATGGACGGATAAAGCAAGACAAGCAGGTTTGCGAAAGGATGCGCTGTACCTTGTGCGCCCGGACAGTCATATCGCTCTTGCCTCTAAAACGCAGGATGTCCAGAAGTTGCAGCACTATGTGACAACCCATCGTCTAGAAAGACTATTGTAAAATCGGTACGAGCTTGAGAATTTTTTTTATCACGGTCTTTCTACTATCTGTTCTAGCACTTAAAAGACGAGACATCCTTCTAAAAAAACAAGCGCTTAGAGCACACACCATGCTTTAAACGCTTGTTTCCTATTTCACTTATGCACCATGCCGCGACTGCTTTACATGAATGGCTGTTGCCCGACGATAGCCCATCGCAAGCACAATGGATAAAAGAGCTACCACGGCCATGCCCCAGAAGATATTGCTATAGGCGACAGACAATGTCAGCTCCTTTTGCCACGTTAAGGCG
This portion of the Aureibacillus halotolerans genome encodes:
- a CDS encoding RrF2 family transcriptional regulator codes for the protein MLTTQRTEQIGPSKFRAAVHALAFLANRGTVVSSATLAAHIQSHATFLRRVMSALTQAGLVEAREGRDGGYLLKVPAHLITLADVHLALEPPHECEEHIGHLPSKACEQVVHDLDEQIIEVLKKTQVTVLDTLQMYTLEDLMTQG
- a CDS encoding FMN-dependent NADH-azoreductase, which codes for MSKVLFIKANDRPAEQSVSVKLYDTFLESYRANHPEDDITELNLFDLNLPYYGNKAITSMYKRANELEMTTEEADLSQTIVQYLDQFLAAEKIVIAFPLWNFTVPAPLVTYLSYIMQAGKTFRYTANGPEGLASDKTVALLTARGGNYSGDLANAEMALRLVSQTLGLAGITTPELVIVEGHNAAPEQAENIIATGVDQAKTLAATF
- a CDS encoding GNAT family N-acetyltransferase translates to MNIRHLLEKDALPVKRVINEWWGGRDMIQMVPRLFFQHFNDTSFVAERDGEMIGFIIGLRSQSRANEAYIHFIGVHPGYRKEGVAGMLYERFFQTALANNEAVTVRCITSPINKASVAYHKAMGFEVVSGTENEDGLHVQSDYDGDGVDRVAFVRTITREDMPNVLCEEV
- a CDS encoding DUF6157 family protein — its product is MPQDLNYYQTFITTSPDCRALEGTAPKVKEGKALTKARIEYDMLSAHPYSYTQEELLYQVHLHHKQIPVEEQNEQARKAFFQKSHACLRASALPKTYGWGLHFNQEGKIALYGSETNAYEEFVQDKSITKLSGMRSKRTSG
- a CDS encoding FAD-dependent monooxygenase, with the protein product MKADVLISGAGPTGLVLALWLTSYNVSVRIIDKQPGPGNTSRAMAVHARTLEFYQQMGLADEVIERGIKVEHAQIHSEKGVRGDIHVGDIGQKLSPYPYVVSFAQDEHEELLIRHLQQKGVDVEWNTELVHFIDSGEDVVATVQLDGHTDRIEASYLCGCDGAHSAVRKGLAFAFPGGTYERPFFVADVEATGKAIDGGMDAYLYKKGLLLMLPVRTAKTQRLLGILPEEFRGEDGGQHPQFQSFVEDLCQIQIQCVNWYSEYRVHHRVTEQFQKGRVFIAGDAAHIHSPAGGQGMNTGIGDAVNLAWKLAAAIHKRADVSILQTYETERIDFAKTLVATTDRAFSTVMMQNVFGRTIRNFIAPKLAPLLFKWPFVREIAFHTVSQIGISYRSSVLSEGAVGKRKSGDRLPWTGDNFSHLQSIDWQIHVYGNCTPALTEKAATLNIPIHTMPWTDKARQAGLRKDALYLVRPDSHIALASKTQDVQKLQHYVTTHRLERLL